The following are from one region of the Plasmodium cynomolgi strain B DNA, chromosome 1, whole genome shotgun sequence genome:
- a CDS encoding erythrocyte membrane protein (putative) translates to MNYLSNNLSAFMKSAESVAGDRGHSVKSGNSGKGGQSGKSGNSGRSAHSGNRCFLSRNVDPERGGDGHNEGVGHNQGSGHNQGSGHNQGGGHNQGGGHGEGSSEVYSQGNRRNVYAPEQNSPNFSHTAYQQIQGNTPNEHNHYADIRGVWEKIKSRSGLSNFVESVIQDGVNVVSEKIGSFSDGGYAKDPNRNDDWGSHVRSAHYSRVKYNHPYGDQIGENETYHIASSNNRTTGNSSSQNNGNGNSQQSGKGGSNTQNSYNNKDTGGGTNSNNYNHSGSSGYNNSASGYANGRTPNGGGGNDNNDNGDGDDDGNNGHYGRNGRCDNNGESNDEDDDDNEDDNGDGDSDRHGEQSNDPSGHQNDRIDDPGDRNGKMYSRNNGSSSSVTSSYINADAHASNSGAMKHQYQKKRKSGRTSCPAANDNSNRRSSNSVSSVNFIGGGSSSNGYGDHNNSGVEYANAERRNSLNLRRGMNDGSNEYFNPYPMGGSYNRSATEAPSRNRGSYDCSGGHYGDNYGGSGAGGNYASSHGGNTLGRNSGSSGNSASYGNSGSTNNHETDLGPTNNSMMNKNIGNKRNYAANVDYKDMGSNPGYCRQGDSNSHVSSHRNSFSSGGNHSKQIKKGRDCGDSGDGGDSDHSGGCGGCGGCGGCGNCGDCGNNGDRGGANDRGDRDDPDDRVDRDDPDDRVDRDDRDDAEDHVQKRHVHATNSDMLNPEERKREAEKYKVLGNQSYKLGYFESAIDYYTKAISYDNTNHVYYTNRALCYKKQKLWKLANSDARQALNLEEESVKAHFILGLTLLHLNSLEEGLKKLTKAKTLSSYLKDSNECEINRYILQAKKLIYLRDEQNKQLTYTELQSFLIDKINLLNQIGYISNEEKFLRIQQTENLFKEILNSFQRKQIPDYLCCKISMCLMNEPVITPSGMTYDKIFLYEHVKHNGSFDPVSREQFSMREVIPNYAIKEATDNFLKSNPWAFEE, encoded by the exons ATGAATTATTTATCCAACAATTTGAGCGCGTTTATGAAGAGTGCGGAGAGCGTCGCCGGGGACAGGGGCCACAGTGTTAAAAGCGGGAACAGCGGTAAAGGCGGACAGAGTGGTAAAAGCGGGAACAGTGGGCGCAGCGCGCACAGCGGCAACCGCTGCTTTCTGAGTAGGAATGTCGACCCGGAAAGGGGGGGCGATGGTCATAATGAGGGCGTCGGCCACAATCAGGGTAGTGGCCACAATCAGGGCAGTGGCCACAATCAGGGCGGAGGCCACAATCAGGGAGGAGGCCACGGAGAAGGATCTAGCGAAGTGTACAGTCAAGGAAATCGCCGCAACGTCTACGCTCCCGAGCAGAATAGCCCGAACTTCTCACATACAGCGTACCAACAGATACAGGGAAACACCCCCAAT GAACATAACCACTATGCTGACATCCGAGGGGTAtgggagaaaataaagagCAGGAGTGGTCTATCCAATTTTGTAGAAAGCGTAATTCAGGACGGCGTCAACGTTGTTAGCGAGAAAATTGGTTCTTTCAGCGATGGCGGCTACGCGAAGGACCCGAACAGAAACGACGACTGGGGTAGCCACGTACGAAGCGCACATTATAGCAGGGTCAAGTACAACCATCCCTACGGAGATCAAATCGGAGAAAACGAAACGTACCATATAGCATCAAGCAACAACAGAACCACTGGTAATAGTAGTAGCCAAAATAACGGTAATGGGAATAGCCAACAAAGCGGAAAGGGTGGAAGTAACACACAAAATAGCTACAATAATAAGGACACGGGGGGGGGCACCAACAGCAATAACTACAACCATAGTGGTAGCAGCGGATATAATAACAGTGCGAGTGGGTATGCAAATGGCAGAACCCCTaatggaggagggggaaacgACAACAATGATAATGGAGACGGAGATGACGATGGTAATAATGGGCACTACGGCCGAAATGGCAGGTGCGATAATAACGGAGAGAGTaacgatgaggatgatgatgataaCGAGGACGACAATGGGGATGGAGACAGCGATCGACATGGGGAGCAAAGCAACGACCCGAGTGGACACCAAAACGATCGAATCGACGACCCAGGTGatcgaaatgggaaaatgtaCTCTAGAAATAACGGCTCCTCCTCATCAGTAACGTCGTCATATATTAACGCAGATGCCCATGCATCGAATAGCGGTGCGATGAAACATCAGTACCAAAAGAAACGCAAGAGTGGACGAACCAGCTGCCCAGCTGCAAACGACAACAGCAATAGACGAAGCAGTAACAGTGTCAGCAGCGTCAACTTCAtagggggaggaagcagcAGCAATGGGTATGGAGACCATAATAACAGCGGTGTAGAGTATGCCAATGCAGAGAGGAGGAATAGCCTTAATTTAAGGAGAGGAATGAACGATGGTAgtaatgaatattttaatcCGTACCCTATGGGAGGTAGTTACAACAGATCCGCCACAGAAGCACCTAGTCGTAATCGTGGAAGTTACGACTGCAGTGGTGGTCATTATGGAGATAATTATGGAGGAAGCGGCGCGGGGGGTAACTACGCCAGCAGCCATGGGGGCAACACACTCGGAAGGAACAGCGGAAGCAGTGGGAACAGCGCTAGCTACGGGAATAGTGGAAGTACCAATAATCATGAGACCGATTTAGGCCCCACCAATAACTCCatgatgaataaaaatattgggaaTAAAAGAAACTACGCAGCCAATGTGGATTATAAGGACATGGGATCGAACCCTGGTTACTGCAGACAGGGAGACAGCAACAGCCACGTGAGCAGCCACAGGAACAGCTTCAGCAGCGGCGGGAACCACAGCAAGCAAATAAAGAAGGGCCGAGACTGCGGAGATAGCGGCGACGGTGGCGATAGCGATCATAGCGGCGGTTGCGGTGGTTGCGGTGGTTGCGGTGGCTGCGGTAACTGCGGCGATTGCGGCAATAATGGCGACCGTGGTGGTGCCAATGACCGTGGTGACCGCGATGACCCCGATGACCGTGTCGACCGCGATGACCCCGATGACCGTGTCGACCGCGATGACCGCGACGACGCGGAGGATCATGTGCAGAAGCGACACGTGCACGCCACCAACTCGGATATGCTGAACCCTGAGGAAAGGAAGAGAGAAGCGGAAAAGTACAAAGTGTTGGGGAACCAAAGCTACAAACTGGGATATTTTGAATCTGCCATCGACTACTACACGAAGGCTATTTCATACGACAACACGAATCATGTGTATTACACGAATAGGGCCCTGTGTTATAAGAAGCAGAAACTGTGGAAATTAGCGAACAGTGACGCAAGGCAGGCCCTAAATTTGGAGGAAGAATCCGTAAAGGCACACTTCATTCTGGGATTGACCCTTCTACATCTGAACAGCTTAGAAGAAGGATTAAAAAAGCTAACGAAAGCGAAGACCCTCTCTAGCTACTTAAAGGACTCTAACGAATGCGAAATCAACAGATATATATTGCaagcgaaaaaattaatataccTTCGAGACGAACAGAACAAGCAGCTAACCTACACCGAGCTACAGTCGTTCCtaattgataaaataaatttactgAATCAAATTGGCTACATATCAAATGAGGAGAAATTTTTACGAATCCAACAGACAGAGAATCTGTTCAAAGAAATATTGAACTCATTCCAAAGGAAACAGATACCGGATTATTTGTGTTGCAAAATTTCTATGTGCTTAATGAATGAACCGGTGATTACTCCTAGTGGTATGACTTACGATAAgatatttttgtatgaacaCGTTAAGCATAATGGGTCGTTTGATCCGGTTAGTCGAGAGCAGTTCTCCATGCGAGAGGTTATTCCCAATTATGCCATAAAAGAGGCTACggacaattttttgaagtCCAACCCGTGGGCCTTCGAGgagtaa